In Pseudomonas sp. P5_109, the genomic window GCAGGTACAGCACTTCGTCGCCCTCACGAATCGCCAGGTGAATGGTGTCGCCGGTCAACGCCGACAACTCATCCAGATACGGCCCGGCCAGGGTCACCAAGGGCAACTCTTCACGGGCCTGAAAGCCCAGCTCAATCAGTTTCGGCCCCAACAGATAACCGACTTGCGGCACCACCCGCAGATAACGCTCCTCCACCAGGCAACTGGCCAGGCGATGGGTGGTGCTGCGCGTGGTGCCGATCAGCCGGGCGATTTCCTTGAGATCGCGGGCACCGCTGGCCACGGCATGAACCACACCCAACCCGCGAAGCAGGGTCTGGGTGCCGGTCGGTGCGGCGTCCTTGGCGATTTTTGGGGCGTCTTCCTGCATATCCAGCCTTTACCGTTGTGCGAGTGAACGGGCGGCATTATGGTCGCCCGCGTGCCACGACTACAACTTGATACGCTCGACCTTGCCCACCAGCAGGATGTAGGACAGCGCGCCAATCAACGCCAATACCGAGATGTAGGTGATCGCCGGGGCAAAGGAATCACCTGTCGCGAGGAAACCGATCACGATAGGCGTGGCGATCGCCGACAGGTTGCCGATGAAGTTGAACACCCCGCCGGTCAGCCCGAGCAGGCGCGCCGGAGCCAGGGTCGACACCAGCGACCAGGTGATCGAAGCCAGGCCGTTGCCGAAAAACGCCAGCGCGAGGAAGGCAATCACCAGCGGTGTCGACTCAACGAAGTTGGCGCCGATGATCGAGGTGGAAATCAGCAAGCCGCTGATGATCGGCAACTTGCGGGCGAAACCTACCGTGCAGCCGCGACGGATCAAAAAGTCCGAGAAGAACCCGGAACACAGCACACCGACAAACGCGGCGAGAAACGGCAGCGATGCCAACAGCCCGGACTTGATGAAGTCCATGCCGCGATATTTCACCAGGTAAGTCGGGAACCAGGTCAGGAAAAACCACAACGTCGAGTTGAGGCAGAACTGCCCGAGGTAGATACCCCAGAGCTTGCGCTTGGTCAGGACAATGCCAAGGTCGGTCCAGCTGAATTTGGCTTTGACCTTGGCCTGCTCGGCCTGGATATCCACCAACCCGCCGCCCTCGCGGATCAAGTCGATTTCCGCGTCATTGGCGCCTTTGAAATCCCGCGGCTCGCGATACACCGCGTACCAGATCAGCGCCCACACAATGCCCACCGAACCCGTGGCAACGAACACCATATGCCAGCCGAATTCGTGCTGCAGCCAGGCCAGCACCGGCGTCAGGAAAGCCAAGCCGACGAATTGCCCGGAGGTGTAGAAACCGATGGCCGTGGCGCGCTCGCGCTCGGGGAACCAAGTAGTGACCACGCGACTGTTGATCGGGTACGCCGGCGCTTCCAGGGCACCGACCGCCATGCGCAGCACGAACAGTGCGATGAAACTGGCAGCGAAGCCGAGCATCACCGTGGCCACCGACCACAGCAGCAAGGCGACGCTATACAGGATCCGTGGCGGCACGCGGTCCACCAACCAACCGCCGGGGATCTGCATGGCGGCGTAGGTCCAGCCGAATGCGGAGAAAATCAGACCGACATGGATCGGATCGATGCCCAGGTCGCTGGTCAGCGCCGGCGCAGCAATCGACAGGTTGCTGCGATCCAGATAGTTGATCACCACCGTGATGAACAACAGCACCATGATGAAAAAACGCTTACGGCTGGGCGTCACCAACGACGCCTGCCCGGTGAGGGTTTGCGGTTGCATGAGGGGTGCCTCTTCTTATGTTTATTGAGGTCGTTCCAAGACTGGCGCTAACCCTGTAGGAGCCGGCTTGCTGGCGATAGCGGTGTGTCAGGCACCATCAATATTGAATGATGTGCCGCTATCGCCAGCAAGCCGGCTCCTACAAGGGATCTGTGGTGGGTTAGAGATCACTCACCACTCGGCAAAACTGCCGTCGGCATGGCGCCAGATCGGGTTGCGCCAGCGGTGGCCGATGGCCGCGCGCTCGATCACGTATTCCTCGTTGATCTCGATGCCCAGGCCCGGGCCGTTCGGGATCTTCACGAAGCCCTTGTCGTAGTCGAACACCCGTGGGTCTTTGACGTAGTCGAGCAGGTCGTTGCTCTCGTTGTAATGGATGCCCAGACTCT contains:
- a CDS encoding MFS transporter gives rise to the protein MQPQTLTGQASLVTPSRKRFFIMVLLFITVVINYLDRSNLSIAAPALTSDLGIDPIHVGLIFSAFGWTYAAMQIPGGWLVDRVPPRILYSVALLLWSVATVMLGFAASFIALFVLRMAVGALEAPAYPINSRVVTTWFPERERATAIGFYTSGQFVGLAFLTPVLAWLQHEFGWHMVFVATGSVGIVWALIWYAVYREPRDFKGANDAEIDLIREGGGLVDIQAEQAKVKAKFSWTDLGIVLTKRKLWGIYLGQFCLNSTLWFFLTWFPTYLVKYRGMDFIKSGLLASLPFLAAFVGVLCSGFFSDFLIRRGCTVGFARKLPIISGLLISTSIIGANFVESTPLVIAFLALAFFGNGLASITWSLVSTLAPARLLGLTGGVFNFIGNLSAIATPIVIGFLATGDSFAPAITYISVLALIGALSYILLVGKVERIKL